In Centroberyx gerrardi isolate f3 chromosome 7, fCenGer3.hap1.cur.20231027, whole genome shotgun sequence, the sequence CGAGAATGAGATCCTGATACCAAACCAACATGTTGAAGGTCTGATGACGAGCAGTAAGGAGGTGAAGGTCAGACACTGCTAGAGACACTACAGTCCTAGGGGCCTGTTGGTCAGTCGGTCTCCCTGCAGGGGGccggggggtggaggagagggtggaGTTCAGTATGTGGATGGAGTCGGCACGACACTAGATCTGGTCCTGAGGGACAGGAGTTATCGGCCTGCAGAGGGCATgaggctgtggtgtgtgtgtgtgtgtgtgtgtgtggtgtcctTTACTGCCCGTCTCTTCTAGATGCTGCTGAGTGGCTCCTGTTCCTGCCTGATCTTGCTGCTGATCCTTACAGTCCTGTTCAGGGGTTCAGGGGGCACTTACTGCTCCAAACCATGCAGTGATGTTAAAGGTCAGTATGGATTCCACAAAGCATCTACAGAAAGCCTGGAGGACTGATGGCTGGACCTGAAACTTCTTCATCCTCCTGAGGAAGAACAGGCGTTGGCACTTGGAGAATCGGTCTTAAAGGTGAGCTTGTTGTCGATGGTGGTGCCAAGATATTTATACTCCTCAACGCGCTCAACTGTCTGGCCTTTGACCTCCAGAGTCGGTTCGATGGGCCGGCCACGCCTGAAGTCCAGCAGCATTTCTTTGGTTTCTTGGGTCTAGTTCCAGGTTGTTTTCACGCCACCCAGCAAAGCTGTCGATTTCCTTAGTGATGCGATTATTGGAATCAGTGGTGTCAATTATAACGGTGTCATTCGAGTGCGTCGTGTAAAGCGTCTCTGGGTCAGAACAGTGATCTGTGTACAGGACTGGTGAGATGACAGAACCTTGTGGTTCCCTGGTGGATCTGGTTCTGTTGGAGCTGAGATGGCCGTTCAGTGGCGGCACCAGAGATTTTTTCTTGCTGGTGCTGCAGTGGGGCTGAATTATTCAGTGGTGGTGCTGAGGGATGTACCGTATGGTAATACATATTCACAGGGCCAGACGCACGGCATTCAAAAGTCAGTTTCAAGCGTTATGTGCCTCCTATAAATACCTCTGTTGATTCACACATTTGATAGATCTAATATAGAAGTGAACTGTGACAGCGTCAACGGCATCGGAGACAACCTACACCAGaacaccaaccaaccaaccaacagcATCCGACCCACAGCGCACCGATCCTACAGTCAGCGTCAACTGTGCTCTTCAACCGAAAAACGCAACCCTAACCTACAACGTCCACTGGCAGTCAGGGGTACTTGACTGTTGTTcacatcacacagacagaaatcGATCCATTTTCACGGCGGCCAAAATAATTCACGCTAGTTTGCACAAGCACAATGTACAGTAAACAAATCTCGTGTGAGTGACATCACTAGGTTCTACTACTGATCTGAGGACAGCAACGGCAAGACATTGACAACAAACTGACAACAAATAAGCAGAAGTGTAGAGTGGATCTGACCTTAGACCAGCGCGTAGTTAATGACTATTGCATATACTGCAAGGGTGCTATGGTGCGCTGTTTGACTAGATCAACTGGAGAAACAAGCCGTATTCAAAAGTATACAGAGAGAAAGCTGTAATCTGTATGTTAAACTTTAGTTAATATCTTGGTGGTGCTATTGTAATTTCTGTTGGTGCTATAGCACCACCTCAGCACTGTGGCTGCTGAATTTGACTGTCTGGCATCTATCTGTGAGGATGAGGTGTGGGTTGACCTTCATCTGAAGGAGTTTCTGTCCCATTAGGTGAGGTTGCACGGTGTTGAATGCACTCGAGAAATCCACAAAAATGACCAATGATTTTGGCTCCTCCAGGTGTGTATGGCTGTGGTGCGGTAAGGTCAACACGACCGGTCTCCGACCTCCTCTGCAGCTGGGGCAGAATGAGCCTCAAAGCTCTTCATCACCATGTGAAGGCTACAGGGCGGTAGTCGTCGTTGCAGGTGGGGCTGCTTTTCTTAGGGACTGGGCAGACGATGGAAGATTTCCATATAGCTGGTATGAAGTGTTCAGACAGTGAGCGGTTACAGAGATTACAGAAGACTTCAGACAGCTGCTTATAAAGCTTCAATGGACGATCAGGGTGTATTCTCCTGAGCACCCCTCAACATCCCGTGGGTGAAACTCTCTGTTGGTGTAAGTAAGTGCGTTGGACAGAAGGTTGGGGGtcagctcctccctctcctgtgtGAAACTGCCGGTCCAACCTGCAGTAGAAGCTGTTGAGGCTCTCTGCAGCCTCTGCACATTCCTCTGGTCTTAGGTTGGATGGGATTCAGTAATATAGACCAGGTAGCTGGAAATGGGCATTACAATAATCCAGGCGAGAGGAAACAAATCAGCATGAtgtcacacaaatacgtgaaatgaacacgaactctgaaacgccacgtattatgggaaaataacatttctccaccacggactgaattacgttcccccgCCACAAATTtaattaaccctaaccctttgggttgaggttatggttaggcaacaaaaaaaacttggttaaggttggggaaatggtttggtcggttaataaaataaataaaaaattaaaatgtgagttacggttgaaatgtcctttgtaaacgctgggaatcgaaccccggtcgccgacaCCGAAGGCAAATGCATACCCCCGACCCCCGACCCCCgaccccgaccccgaccccgaccccgacccccacccccacaccctgactgtccaccaTGCTgcttcaatgtcacactacttcctggttatagtcatgtctccttcatgtaaccgtttcctgctgggaaaacgtaaatttAACACGTAACTTGCTGTTaaaagtcgtgttcatttcatgttttctgtGAGGTCAGTctgaaacaaatgcatgaataaTCATTTCAAGTTGCGGCTGAGGCACAACCCGCCTTAATTTAGCAAAGTTCCTCAGCTGGTAGAAAAAAGACCTCGTCAACAACTGAACATGCCCGTCAAAATTCATAAAAGAGTTAAAAATAACACCCACATTTTTACAGCTTGATCTCACATTAGAAGACAAGGGGCCAACACACTGCTGAACCTCAGTTGCTATACTGTCTGGGCCGATAACAAGAACTTCAGTTTTTTCTGAGTTACGCAGAAGGAAATTGGTTACCATCCAGTCAAACAATCCAAAACAGTTAGCTTATCCAATTGATCTGTTTTGAAGGAGAGGTACATCTGTGTATCGTCCGCATAAGAATGGTAAGAAATACACTTAAAATGACTGATTAACTGCCCAAGAGGAAACATGTATAGAGTGAACAGAACAGGAcccaggactgagccctgaCCCAGGACTGGGCCCTGACCCAGGACTGGGCCCTGAcccaggactgagccctgaCCCAGGACTGGGCCCTGAGGCACTCCACATGACAGAGCAGCAGGTGAGGACACAACATTATCAACAGAGATTGAAAAGCTTCTATCAGAGAGGTAAGATGAGAACCGATCCCGGGCCGTCCCAgacacacccacccactgccTAAACCTCTCAATAAGCATGTAGTGGTCAGTGGTGTCAAACGCGGCACTGAGATCCAGCAGCATCAGGACAGGGCAGTCACCAGTATCAGTACGCATTAAGATATCATTTGAGACTCTGAGGAGAGCCAGTTCAGTGCAATGTTTCTGacagaaaccagactgaaacttGGACTTGGCAACTTGAAGATAGATAATAGGCCTATTATTCATCGGCAGGGATGGATCAACATTTAGCTTTTTAAGGAGAGGCTGTAGCATGTTTAAAATAATCAGGGACACAACCTGATTCAAGGGAGTTGTTTCTAATTGATACTAAGCAGATGTCTAACCCATGTTAGTGAGCCCTTGACGAGAGATGAGTGAGAAGCTATCCAACACTACAGGCTGGGCTGGGCAGCTGGTAGGGGGAGCAGGGAGGGAAGagtcaagaagaagaaatgtctTGGAGAAGCCGGGATGTTTCTGTTTGGGAGATGAGTCTGTCTGGCCTAACAGTCTGAAACTCCAGAAGGAAGGGCCACAAGTCTTCATCCCTCCAGGTTTTGTCAGATTCAGACCGGTGTTTGAGATTCCACATTTTGATGTTGAGGTGGAGTGGTGCCGGAGTCATGTGCTGGAGTTACTGTTCATTACTATAAAACTTAAAGCCTTAAAGATGGTGTCTTTAAATGTAAAGACTTGATTAAAAGAGGCAGAAATTGGCTAAAAACAGAAACCAAAAGGCCAGTGTGATGTAGAGGAACAAACTGAGAAGGTTCGGTTCAGAAACACGTCGTTTTCTCTGTTTGATGTTGCAGCTTCACAGACTGAACATGTGACTTCATAATGTAGATCTGCTCAGCCGCCTGCCAATCATCCTGGTACTCTTTATTTATAATAAACAGACGCACGCTGTCGGATTCAAGTGAAACTTTATTGGTACAATGCACATGACagctgggagaaagagagagagaaaggggtgtTGATGGTGGATTTGGCACCTAATAGATTATCAAActgcattctgggaaaagtTAATGTTTCAGAGAAAAAtgagcagaaaaagagagagagagagagagagagagacaggtctgAACAGTCTGATCCCATCAGAGCTGATAGAATGAGTtgatctgtctgcctgtctgtctgcctgtctgtgtgtctgtgtgtctgtctgtctgtctgtctgtctgtctgtctgtctgtctgtctgtctgtctgtctgtctgtctgtctgtctgtctgcctgcctgcctgtctgcctgcctgtctctctgtctgcctgtctgtctgtctgcctgtctgtctgtctgcctgcctgcctgtctgtctgtctgcctgcctgtctgcctgtctgtgtatctgtctctctgcctgtctgtctgtctgtctgcctgtttgtctgtctgtctgcctgcctgtctgtctgtaaaggAAGTAACAAGGGAAAGACAGAATGacggttcttcttcttctttgtattttttctgttctaTCGCACAGTTTCCTTGGTAACCAGCGGGGAGTGACAGGCAGAGGGCTCGTCCAATCACAGGCCTTGTTTGTCAAGGGAGGCAGAGACCTAACAGGAAGAGGAGTTGATGGTTAGTTTGgatgaggtcaaaggtcagactgAGATCTGATTCTCTGGCATCGCCACTTCCTcttctgttgccatggagacgcTACAAACAAATCTCTGCTGTTCATCAACCCAGCCAGGActcatttgaataaaatataCTAAATAATACAGTAAAGGCTAAAATCACTTTGGTTCGGTATTAGGTCTGCGGGTCTGTTAGGGTGCGTTTGGTTCGGTATTAGGTCTGTGGGTCTGTTAGGGTGCGTTTGGTCTACAGGTCTGTTAGGGTGCGTTTGGACTACAGGTCTGTTAGGGTGCGTTTGGTCTACAGGTCTGTTAGGGTGCGGTTGGTTTGGTGTTAGGTCTGCGGCTCTGTTAGGGTGCGTTTGGACTACAGGTCTGTTAGGGTGCGTTTGGTTTGGTGTTAGGTCTGCGGGTCTGTTAGGGTGCGTTTGGTCTACAGGTCTGTTAGGGTGCGTTTGGTCTACAGGTCTGTTAGGGTGCGGTTGGTCTACAGGTCTGTTAGGGTGCGGTTGGTCTACAGGTCTGTTAGGGTGCAGTTGGTTTGGTGTTAGGTCTGCGGGTCTGTTAGGGTGCGTTTGGTTCAGTATTAGGTCTGCGGGTCTGTTAGGGTGCGTTTGGTCTACAGGTCTGTTAAGGTGCGTTTGGTTCGGTATTAGGTCTGCGGGTCTGTTAGGGTGCGTTTGGTCTACAGGTCTGTTAGGGTGCGGTTGGTTCGGTATTAGGTCTGCGGGTCTGTTAGGGTGCGTTTGGACTACAGGTCTGTTAGGGTGCGTTTGGTTTGGTGTTAGGTCTGCGGGTCTGTTAGGGTGCATTTGGTCTGCAGGTCTGTTAGGGTGCATTTGGTCTACAGGTCTGTTAGGGTGCGGTTGGTCTACAGGTCTGTTAGGGTGCGGTTGGTCTACAGGTCTGTTAGGGTGCGGTTGGTTTGGTGTTAGGTCTGCGGGTCTGTTAGGGTGCGTTTGGTTCAGTATTAGGTCTGCGGGTCTGTTAGGGTGCGTTTGGTCTACAGGTCTGTTAAGGTGTGTTTGGTTCGGTATTAGGTCTGCGGGTCTGTTAGGGTGCGTTTGGTCTACAGGTCTGTTAGGGTGCGTTTGGACTACAGGTCTGTTAGGGTGCGTTTGGACTACAGGTCTGTTAGGGTCAGTTTGGTCTACAGGTCTGTTAGGGTGCGGTTGGTTTGGTGTTAGGTTTGCGGGTCTGTTAGGGTGCGTTTGGACTACAGGTCTGTTAGGGTGCGGTTGGTTTGGTGTTAGGTCTGCGGGTCTGTTAGGGTGCGTTTGGACTACAGGTCTGTTAGGGTGCGTTTGGTTTGGTGTTAGGTCTGCGGGTCTGTTAGGGTGCGTTTGGACTACAGGTCTGTTAGGGTGCGTTTGGTTTGGTGTTAGGTCTGCGGGTCTGTTAGGGTGCGTTTGGACTACAGGTCTGTTAGGGTGCGGTTGGTTTGGTGTTAGGTCTGCGGGTCTGTTAGGGTGCGGTTGGTTTGGTGTTAGGTCTGCGGGTCTGTTAGGGTGCGTTTGGACTACAGGTCTGTTAGGGTGCGTTTGGTCTACAGGTCTGTTAGGGTGCGTTTTAGACACAGTGTAACCAGGAGGCAGCCCTATgctatgttcccaacggcaaatttctatataaatactgtctaggctagggtaagaggacaggggagggtttgcgagtaagttttgctaccATGTCAAATAGAAACTTGGGGTTAtctttattagtgttaataagatctgagtAGTAGGAGGCCCTAGCGGCGGAGAGCGTACGCTTGTAAATCATTAGGCTATCGCTCCAAGCTAGCCGAAAGACCTCGAGTTTAGATGAGCGCCATTTGCGTTCTAGCTTTCTAcacgcctgtttttgtgcatgaGTTTCATCAGTAAACCAAGGCGACGGTTTCTTTAGACGGCAGGTCTTTATGAGTAGGGGCGCAAGAGAGTCAAGCGAGTCAATTAGAATGGAGTTGAAGTTATCCGTGAACTCGTCGAGGGAACCGATTCGTTctgggagagaggcaagagttttaggtaggagatcagcGAGTTTTGTAGTTGTGGAAGTatcaatacggcggatgctgtaggtatcaactAGATTAGAATGCCGACAGGgcagagcaatttgaaatttaatgagataatgatctgataatgccgATGGATACGGCAAAACTACTAAGTCTGACACGTTAATACCACGAgcgaggaccagatcaagagtATTGCCGTTAGAATGGGTCTGTTCGTGAACcaactgagtaaagccaaaagtatcaattagggacgaaaaagctttgctaagtggattagttttacaatttagatgaatattgaaatgaccgataattaggatgttatccgtacgaattacaaggtcagagaggaaattgtaaaattcttctaaaaaagatgaatagggcccAGGAGGGCGATAAAGGATGATTAGGTAGAAAGGCAGGATACCAGAGTGGTTAAGGCCCATGCTAACTGGAATGGACGGGCGCATAGTGAGCATCTCACAAGATGAGAGTTTATTACTTAGATTTGGTGAAAGGTTCAGACTCGAATTGAAGATTAGGCCAACGCCCCCACCTTTCTTAGATGTCCGAGCGACATGGGAGTTGGTGAAATTAGAGGGGGAAGCTTCATTTAATGGAAGAACATCATCTGGCTttagccaggtttcacataatcccattatgtcaatactatgttctttaattaagtcattgaccagcagggctttgttagCGAGTGATCTGATATTAATGAATCCGAGTCGTATGCGCTTTGTGTTGCTAGTAGTTTTGGGACGCTCAACATTGCGAATAGGTTTAATCTCAATTACGTTACTACTTTTTGTGTAACAGCCGAGGACGActggaggagagacgaggaagggATACGGTGCTGATTTGCGAGTACGTAATACAGTTTGTTGTAGAGgcaatgctgctgccagaaggGTCGATATGAATAAGGTTATGCTGAGAACGTTTGGCTCGGCAATGGCAAAAGGTGGCACGGCGAGGGCGGGACACAGTCAAGATTGGATACACTAAGCTACCTGAGCTATCAGACTCCAAACTCGCACTAGGTGAGTCCTGGCAGGCTGTCTAACAACCTGCGACCCAGCATGCCTTAGGGGAGTGTGTCATGCCTGCCTCAAGCACCTGTCCATGTTCCTAGACAAAGTGTGGGCACCCAACCCAGTAGGGTGTATGCCATCAGCCTTAAGCATGCCAGGTTTACCCCAGAAGGAGGGCCAgttatctaaaaacataaaaccctgttgctcACAATACTTGGCCAGCCAGCGATTAAGGGCGACTAATCTGCTGTAGATATCATCATTAAGCGTGACGGGGAGGGGACCAGAGACAATTAAGCGATGCAAACTCATCTTGCTGGCGAGGTCACATGTCCTAATTATGCTGTGTTTAGTGACCTCCGACTGTTTCATCCTAGCGTTGTTGGTGCCGACATGTACTACGATGCTATCATGAGTAGcctggttagcctggttgttgtgtgcCTTATCCACATGTCTATGCCTGTTTGTCAGCACCCTAAGAGTAGCCTCTATGTCGGGAACTCTGGCCCCTGGTAGACAGACTATTTCGGCTGGCGCTTCTAGCCTAATGTTACGGGTTATGGAGTCTCCTATAACTAGGATGCGTGGTTTAGAGCGGGGCCGAGGAGCCGGGGCGGCAGGCCAGCCACAGGGACTACCAAGCGGAGCAAAATGTTAGGGTGTTAGGGTGCGTTTGGTTCGGTATTAGGTCTGCGGGTCTGTTAGGGTGGATTGGTTCAGTATTAGGTCTGCAGGTCTGTTAGCGTGTGTTCGGTCTACAGGTCTGTTAGGGTGCGTTTGGTTCGGTATTAGGTCTACAGGTCTGCTTTCTTACCTGGTCACCGAGTGTGTCGAGGGGTGGAGCTTCAGCTTCATTAAGGCTGCCAGAGGAGGAATCGTTGCTAAGGCGACGGGGGGAAGAGTGGGTGGAGCCAGACTGGACGATGATGTCAGCACCATGGTCAGTTCGAGCTTTGGCCGTCTCCTTGAAGCTCAGCTTATGACTCTCTATCtattaaaatatgaatttaaatcTATTCATAAATATAATATTCATCTGTTTCTCTGAAGCTCAGCTTCAGTGTGTTTAGGTTCGAGTGtgggtttggtgtgtgttgagtgtgtatAAAGTGTGTGTTTAGCCTGTTTTTAGCATGTTGTaccttcttcttccctcctccagcTATGTGACCCAAGTTCTCCAGAGATCCGACTTTGGACTGAGCCACAAAATCCAACTTCTCCGACTTAATCTCCACCTTCCCTCCACCTGGCCGCaacaaaatacaatcaaattacaataaaaataacatactttaataataataataacaataataataataataata encodes:
- the maptb gene encoding microtubule-associated protein tau — encoded protein: MDGEIRQILEPDRRRDQTDPGAGRTERSEKSWSRTDGEIREILEPDGRRDQTDPGAGRTERSAAEFQTAETPEVQIVHKKLDLSNVTSKCGSKDNIHHKPGGGKVEIKSEKLDFVAQSKVGSLENLGHIAGGGKKKIESHKLSFKETAKARTDHGADIIVQSGSTHSSPRRLSNDSSSGSLNEAEAPPLDTLGDQVSASLDKQGL